A DNA window from Ipomoea triloba cultivar NCNSP0323 chromosome 10, ASM357664v1 contains the following coding sequences:
- the LOC116032634 gene encoding serine/threonine-protein kinase SRK2E, whose product MDRTAVTVGPGMDVPIMHDSDRYELVKDIGSGNFGVARLMRDRQTNELVAVKYIERGEKIDENVQREIINHRSLRHPNIVRFKEVILTPTHLAIVMEYASGGELFERICNAGRFSEDEARFFFQQLISGVSYCHAMQVCHRDLKLENTLLDGSPAPRLKICDFGYSKSSVLHSQPKSTVGTPAYIAPEVLLKKEYDGKIADVWSCGVTLYVMLVGAYPFEDPDEPKNFRKTIQRILNVQYSIPDYVHISPECRHLISRIFVADPTQRISIPEIKNHEWFLKNLPADLMDDNTTNNQFEEPDQPMQSIDEIMQIIAEATIPAAGTNSLNNYLTGSLDIDDDMEEDLESDPDLDIESSGEIVYAM is encoded by the exons ATGGATCGTACGGCTGTGACGGTGGGACCGGGGATGGATGTGCCGATCATGCACGATAGCGACCGCTACGAGCTCGTCAAGGACATCGGTTCCGGGAACTTCGGTGTTGCGAGGCTCATGAGGGATAGACAGACTAACGAGCTCGTCGCTGTCAAGTATATCGAGAGAGGTGAGAAG ATTGATGAAAATGTGCAGAGAGAAATTATAAACCACAGATCATTAAGGCATCCCAACATTGTCAGATTTAAGGAA GTCATATTGACACCGACTCATTTGGCTATTGTAATGGAATATGCATCTGGTGGAGAGCTGTTTGAGCGGATTTGCAATGCTGGTCGATTCAGCGAGGATGAG GCAAGGTTTTTCTTTCAGCAACTAATATCAGGGGTCAGCTATTGTCATGCAATG CAAGTATGCCACCGTGACTTGAAATTGGAAAACACATTACTGGATGGGAGCCCAGCTCCACGACTAAAGATATGTGATTTTGGATATTCAAAG TCTTCGGTGCTGCATTCACAACCAAAGTCAACTGTTGGAACTCCTGCATACATTGCACCTGAAGTGTTGCTGAAGAAAGAATATGATGGCAAG ATTGCAGATGTGTGGTCTTGTGGGGTCACCTTGTATGTAATGCTAGTTGGTGCTTATCCTTTTGAGGACCCTGATGAGCCGAAAAACTTCAGGAAGACAATACAG CGAATCTTGAATGTTCAGTACTCAATACCAGATTATGTTCACATCTCCCCGGAATGCCGTCATCTGATCTCAAGGATCTTTGTAGCTGATCCTACACAG AGGATATCCATTCCTGAAATCAAGAATCACGAGTGGTTCCTGAAGAACCTCCCTGCGGACCTCATGGATGACAATACAACCAATAACCAGTTCGAGGAGCCAGATCAACCCATGCAGAGCATTGATGAAATCATGCAGATAATAGCCGAGGCCACCATTCCAGCTGCCGGGACTAACAGCCTGAACAATTATCTTACTGGAAGCTTAGACATCGACGATGACATGGAAGAAGACTTGGAGAGTGACCCTGACCTCGACATTGAGAGCAGTGGAGAGATAGTATACGCGATGTGA
- the LOC116033700 gene encoding salicylic acid-binding protein 2-like codes for MEKKKRRKCWIPSLLCLVFLLHSSANATTSPGPKSARQSHQFVLVHGACHGAWSWYKLLGLLRSSGHIVTAVDLAGAGINPKVVGELRGQGDYFRPLMELMASVPAGRKQVILVAHSLGGFAVSKAMEMFPEKISVAVFVTAYMPGPSLNATTVLREASKGNVSQLDNIFTFDNGLNNPPTTFIFGPNYLAANLYQLSPIEDLALASTLLRPIHLYSDEEVSKEMVLSDKKYGSVRRVFIISGQDKVLREEFQEWMIKKNPPDEVKEVLGSDHMVMMSKPFELFLLLQKIAHSYS; via the exons atggagaagaagaagaggagaaagTGTTGGATCCCTTCTTTACTCTGTCtagttttccttctccattcctcTGCAAATGCAACAACATCTCCCGGGCCGAAATCGGCTAGACAAAGCCATCAATTCGTGCTAGTTCACGGGGCCTGTCATGGAGCTTGGTCCTGGTACAAGCTACTGGGACTGCTGAGATCCTCAGGCCACATCGTCACGGCCGTGGACTTGGCCGGAGCCGGGATTAACCCGAAGGTTGTTGGTGAACTCCGGGGCCAAGGTGATTACTTTAGGCCGTTGATGGAGTTGATGGCTTCTGTGCCTGCAGGGCGGAAACAGGTGATCCTGGTGGCTCATAGCCTGGGTGGATTTGCGGTTTCTAAAGCCATGGAGATGTTCCCTGAGAAGATTTCTGTTGCTGTTTTTGTCACTGCTTATATGCCTGGACCATCTCTAAATGCCACCACTGTCTTGAGAGAG GCAAGCAAGGGGAATGTGTCTCAGCTAGATAATATCTTTACATTTGACAATGGACTCAACAATCCTCCCACAACCTTCATCTTTGGTCCAAACTACTTAGCAGCTAACCTTTATCAGTTAAGTCCGATTGAG GATTTAGCTTTGGCAAGTACATTGTTAAGGCCAATACATCTATACAGTGATGAAGAGGTGTCAAAGGAGATGGTGCTGTCTGATAAAAAGTATGGGTCGGTTAGGAGAGTGTTCATCATTTCTGGGCAAGATAAGGTGCTGAGAGAGGAATTTCAAGAATGGATGATTAAGAAGAACCCTCCAGATGAAGTGAAAGAGGTTTTGGGGTCAGATCACATGGTGATGATGTCTAAGCCTTTTGagctttttcttcttcttcaaaagaTTGCTCACAGTTATTCTTGA
- the LOC116032243 gene encoding uncharacterized protein LOC116032243, which translates to MKPMTTLQDLIEEAKLRTVWWALCIFTVCYFLTHTSKSMWMNLPIAILLVAGLRILLNEVDFSWKTRSVRPQTYLSHLGKKQLSVNDSRLSTPLPLPKWKSKVDSPLVEAAMEDFIQKILHDFVIDLWYSEITPDKEVPQLIHAVIMDVLGEISLRAKQINLFDLLTRDVVDLIGDHLDLFRRNQASIGVDVMGTLSSEERDERLKHHLLASQELHPALISPECEYKVLQRLMSGVLATVLRPREAQCPLVRSIAREFLTCLVMQPLMNFASPGYINELIEYIFLAINDKGTQEAGNYQSPNSESHYHERSAPAESVDSKSKAAAAHNQRPDMTVAQIGHQRILPSDASRISESNIIQDEPVLPQPADWARVLEAATQRRTEVLMPENLENMWAIGRHYKKKLQKNAAKGVQVPEEKGIISGAKESGKEITTQKPEAPTRMENKALVLSRPRPHPNFKPTDHSNALHSSLNLNMVVAPIGRSSIHEVVDTVAAVSHESRTKLKRSNSTSDLTIQVKMEDPLASKGGHIISEFYTADFKGNAEVHSTKSASEMVLRSDGHQAPKLKCRVLGAYFEKLGSKSFAVYSIAVTNADNNTWFVKRRYSNFERLHRQLKDIPNYTLNLPPKRIFSSSTEDAFVHQRCIHLDKYLQELLSIANVAEQHEVWDFLSASSKNYSFGKSSSVMRTLAVNVDDAVDDIVRQFKGVSDGLVRKVVGSSSTYEPVPAVLGGNYQRNLSWSGDEIGKLALAQSASESVNSYSDNDDVDKDGRDGQGEIESSPVVNGWHSDNELNSKEFPPRVIKHDEEFKGSSSESLSTGGFPEACLAIVSGQQLDPSRMPPGWNPANLSLPVLNLVDNIFQLNKRGWLRRQVYWISKQILQLMMEDAIDDWLLSQINWLRREDVIAHGIQWVQDVLWPDGTFFLKLRAESEMDDGQSNQGRSTRQASGNRASKAASFEEQFEAVRRANEVKKMLFDGAPTTLVSLIGHKQYRRCARDIYYFLQSTICLKQLAYGILELLLVTIFPELREIVKDIHERTRTQPA; encoded by the exons ATGAAGCCCATGACGACTCTGCAAGATCTGATCGAAGAAGCCAAGCTTCGGACTGTTTGGTGGGCGCTTTGTATATTCACCGTTTGCTACTTTCTGACTC ACACTAGTAAGTCAATGTGGATGAATCTTCCCATTGCCATATTGCTGGTGGCCGGACTAAGGATACTATTGAATGAGGTAGATTTTTCTTGGAAAACTCGGAGTGTTAGGCCACAGACGTACTTGTCACATTTGGGAAAGAAGCAACTATCTGTAAATGATTCTCGTCTTTCTACACCACTACCCCTGCCAAAATGGAAGAGTAAAGTTGATTCACCCCTTGTAGAGGCAGCCATGGAGGATTTTATTCAAAAGATTCTGCATGATTTTGTAATAGATTTGTGGTATTCTGAAATTACGCCTGACAAGGAAGTTCCTCAGTTAATACACGCTGTAATTATGGATGTTCTTGGAGAAATATCCCTAAGAGCCAAACAaataaacctttttgacttgctgacaag gGATGTAGTGGACCTAATAGGAGACCACTTGGATCTTTTCCGAAGAAACCAGGCCTCTATTGGTGTGGATGTCATGGGAACTCTGTCTTCCGAAGAAAGGGATGAGAGGTTGAAACACCATTTACTTGCCTCCCAGGAACTTCACCCTGCTCTGATATCTCCAGAGTGTGAGTACAAG GTTCTCCAGCGGCTCATGAGTGGAGTCCTAGCTACAGTTCTAAGGCCGAGGGAAGCCCAATGCCCGTTGGTTCGAAGTATTGCTAGGGAATTCTTGACTTGTTTGGTAATGCAACCTCTTATGAATTTTGCCAGTCCAGG GTATATCAACGAGttgattgaatatattttccttGCAATTAATGATAAGGGGACCCAAGAGGCTGGCAATTATCAGTCACCCAATTCAGAGAGCCATTATCATGAACGCAGTGCTCCAGCAGAAAGTGTGGACAGTAAATCTAAGGCTGCGGCTGCCCACAACCAAAGGCCTGATATGACTGTTGCTCAAATTGGTCATCAAAGGATATTGCCATCTGATGCTTCAAGAATCTCTGAATCTAACATAATCCAAGATGAGCCTGTGCTTCCTCAGCCAGCTGACTGGGCACGTGTCCTTGAAGCAGCAACTCAAAGAAGAACAGAAGTTCTAATGCCTGAAAACCTTGAGAACATGTGGGCAATTGGAAGACATTATAAGAAGAAACTCCAGAAGAATGCTGCTAAGGGGGTTCAGGTTCCTGAGGAAAAAGGTATTATAAGTGGTGCAAAAGAATCAGGAAAGGAAATAACAACCCAGAAGCCCGAGGCACCTACCAGAATGGAAAATAAGGCTCTGGTGCTGTCACGTCCAAGGCCACATCCGAACTTCAAGCCTACTGATCACAGCAATGCTTTACATTCATCTTTAAATCTGAATATGGTGGTAGCTCCCATAGGGCGCTCTTCCATACACGAAGTTGTGGACACTGTTGCTGCAGTTAGCCATGAAAGTAGAACTAAGCTTAAGAGATCAAATAGCACTTCTGATTTGACTATCCAAGTAAAGATGGAAGACCCATTGGCTAGCAAAGGAGGGCACATTATTTCAGAATTTTACACTGCTGATTTTAAGGGGAATGCTGAAGTACATAGCACTAAAAGTGCATCAGAAATGGTATTGCGCAGTGACGGACATCAAGCTCCCAAGCTGAAGTGCCGG GTTTTAGGAGCATATTTTGAGAAACTGGGTTCGAAATCTTTTGCAGTTTATTCAATTGCAGTGACCAATGCCGACAACAACACATGGTTTGTGAAGAGAAG ATACAGTAACTTTGAGAGATTGCACCGACAGCTCAAGGACATTCCAAATTACACTTTAAATTTGCCTCCTAAAAGGATTTTTTCTTCAAGCACGGAGGATGCTTTTGTTCATCAGCGTTGCATTCACCTTGACAAGTATCTGCAA GAACTATTGTCAATTGCTAACGTGGCTGAGCAACATGAAGTGTGGGATTTTCTGAGTGCTTCCTCGAAG AATTACTCCTTTGGAAAATCGTCTTCTGTTATGAGAACCTTGGCAG TTAATGTGGATGATGCTGTGGATGACATTGTACGCCAATTTAAAGGAGTCTCTGATGGTTTAGTGCGGAAAGTTGTTGGCTCCTCTTCCACTTATGAACCAGTGCCTGCAGTCTTAGGGGGGAATTATCAGAGAAATTTGTCATGGAGTGGTGATGAAATTGGTAAACTGGCATTGGCGCAAAGTGCCTCAGAGTCGGTTAACAGTTATTCTGATAACGATGATGTTGATAAAGATGGCAGAGATGGACAGGGTGAAATAGAATCGAGTCCAGTAGTCAATGGATGGCATTCTGACAATGAATTGAACTCAAAAGAGTTCCCTCCGAGAGTGATTAAACATGATGAAGAGTTCAAAGGCTCCAGTTCTGAATCACTTAGCACTGGTGGATTTCCGGAAGCATGTTTGGCAATTGTCTCAGGTCAACAACTGGATCCAAGTAGGATGCCGCCAGGG TGGAACCCTGCTAATTTAAGTTTGCCCGTTTTGAATTTGGTGGATAACATATTTCAGCTCAATAAAAGAGGTTGGTTAAG GAGACAGGTATATTGGATATCGAAACAAATATTGCAGTTAATGATGGAGGATGCTATCGATGACTGGCTGTTAAGTCAAATTAATTGGCTTCGAAGGGAGGATGTCATCGCCCATGGAATACAATGGGTCCAAGAT GTTTTATGGCCTGATGGCACTTTCTTCCTGAAATTGAGAGCTGAAAGTGAAATGGATGACGGTCAATCAAATCAAGGGCGGTCCACAAGACAAGCATCGGGGAATAGGGCCTCGAAAGCCGCATCTTTCGAGGAACAGTTTGAGGCTGTCCGCAGAGCTAATGAAGTAAAGAAGATGCTTTTcg ATGGTGCCCCCACTACTTTGGTCAGCTTGATTGGGCACAAGCAGTACAGGCGATGTGCTcgagatatatattatttccttCAG TCTACCATCTGTTTAAAGCAACTAGCCTATGGAATCCTTGAACTTTTGCTCGTTACCATCTTTCCCGAGTTACGCGAGATTGTGAAAGATATCCATGAAAGAACACGCACCCAACCTGCATAA
- the LOC116033562 gene encoding leucine-rich repeat extensin-like protein 7 — protein MATTTILSRTATAVGCFVFFVLVSFFVSSQALTNAEVEYISRRQLLHFGAGDIPADFEINVDPKLKFANERQKKAFVALQAWKEAIYSDPKKTTKNWVGPDVCTYNGVFCDHALDDPKSWVVAGIDLNFADIAGHLPVEIGLLTDVAVIHLNSNRLCGIVPISINKLKLLYELDLSNNRLVGPFPEIVLELELKYLDLRFNDFEGKLPPALFDKNIDVIYLNNNRFDSNLPENFGNSSASLIVIANNKFSGCVPASIGNGRMADSLEQLLLLNNQFSGCLPEEITNLKNVTLVDMQSNKLTGELPAGFEYMENVQSIVISNNMFTGKVPDKLCTRPGLKNLSFANNFFEQEDEACVPPRDGIEINDSGNCLVGRPGQRSESECRKVLSTPVDCTKTGCRKGGNKPPESVPKAPPMPEPNAPSPVVETPPEEPEDSGEGPEPYNPPIYLPPAPEQESPSIQPEFTPETPNLAPEQSPVPETPEVPIPTPSASPEGSTPPITLAPTSGPGKGPALAPEVTFFTPDAPESSPTPGPGERPAPAPEVPFFTPDAPESSPTPGPGEVPALAPEVPFFTPDAPESSPTPGPGEEPALAPEVPFFTPDAPESSPSISEAPGAGAPAPEPDSTPSRQTFEDETGTGAFSPETEPFSPESSITLSPTSEPPIPATPEPQAPPPFANVNLPPNVGNLYASPPPPIFKGY, from the coding sequence ATGGCTACTACCACCATTCTAAGCCGCACGGCCACCGCCGTGGGATGCTTTGTCTTTTTCGTGCTCGTCTCCTTCTTTGTATCTTCCCAGGCTTTAACAAACGCCGAGGTAGAATACATCTCCCGCCGGCAGCTCCTCCACTTCGGCGCCGGCGACATCCCCGCCGATTTCGAGATCAACGTCGATCCGAAGCTGAAGTTCGCCAACGAGCGGCAGAAAAAGGCCTTCGTGGCGCTGCAGGCCTGGAAAGAAGCCATTTATTCCGACCCGAAGAAGACGACGAAGAACTGGGTGGGCCCGGACGTCTGTACCTACAACGGCGTTTTCTGCGACCACGCGCTCGACGACCCTAAATCGTGGGTAGTCGCCGGGATCGACCTCAACTTTGCCGACATCGCCGGCCACCTCCCCGTCGAGATCGGACTCCTAACCGACGTCGCCGTCATCCACCTCAACTCTAACCGCCTATGTGGCATCGTCCCCATCAGCATCAACAAACTAAAGCTCCTGTACGAGCTCGATCTCAGTAATAACCGTCTCGTGGGCCCCTTCCCGGAAATCGTGCTGGAACTCGAACTGAAATACCTAGATTTACGCTTCAACGATTTCGAAGGGAAACTCCCGCCAGCATTATTCGACAAAAACATTGACGTCATATATCTAAACAATAACCGTTTCGACTCTAACCTCCCCGAGAATTTCGGAAATTCTTCCGCCTCGTTAATCGTCATCGCTAATAATAAATTCAGCGGATGTGTTCCGGCGAGCATCGGAAATGGCAGAATGGCGGACAGCCTGGAACAGCTGTTACTGTTGAACAATCAATTCTCCGGCTGTTTGCCGGAGGAAATCACGAACCTGAAGAATGTGACGTTGGTTGATATGCAATCGAATAAGTTGACCGGAGAATTGCCGGCGGGGTTTGAGTATATGGAGAATGTGCAGAGCATCGTGATTTCGAATAATATGTTCACCGGGAAAGTTCCCGATAAACTTTGTACGCGGCCGGGGCTGAAGAATCTGTCGTTCGCCAATAATTTCTTCGAGCAGGAAGATGAGGCGTGCGTGCCGCCGCGGGACGGGATTGAGATTAATGATTCCGGGAATTGTTTGGTGGGACGGCCGGGGCAGAGATCGGAGAGTGAATGCCGGAAGGTTTTGAGTACACCGGTTGATTGTACTAAAACCGGTTGTAGAAAAGGCGGGAATAAACCGCCGGAGTCTGTTCCAAAGGCGCCTCCAATGCCGGAGCCAAATGCTCCGTCGCCGGTGGTGGAAACTCCGCCGGAGGAACCGGAAGATTCCGGGGAGGGGCCGGAACCCTATAACCCACCAATCTATCTCCCGCCGGCTCCGGAACAGGAGTCACCTTCTATACAGCCAGAATTCACCCCTGAAACTCCAAACCTTGCACCTGAGCAATCTCCGGTTCCCGAGACACCAGAAGTTCCAATTCCTACTCCGAGTGCTTCGCCAGAAGGCTCTACACCCCCAATCACCCTCGCCCCGACGTCTGGTCCGGGCAAGGGGCCCGCACTGGCCCCAGAAGTTACATTCTTTACTCCGGATGCTCCCGAGTCTAGCCCGACTCCGGGTCCTGGCGAGAGGCCAGCACCCGCGCCAGAAGTTCCATTCTTTACTCCGGATGCCCCAGAATCTAGCCCGACCCCCGGTCCTGGCGAGGTGCCAGCACTCGCCCCAGAAGTTCCATTCTTTACTCCAGACGCCCCAGAATCTAGCCCGACTCCTGGTCCTGGCGAGGAGCCAGCACTCGCCCCCGAAGTTCCATTCTTTACTCCGGATGCTCCAGAATCTAGCCCGTCTATCTCTGAAGCCCCCGGGGCGGGGGCGCCTGCACCGGAACCTGATTCTACTCCTTCCAGGCAAACATTTGAGGATGAAACGGGTACAGGAGCATTCAGTCCCGAGACTGAACCATTTTCACCGGAGAGTTCTATCACTCTTTCCCCAACTTCTGAGCCGCCAATTCCGGCGACGCCTGAACCACAAGCACCTCCGCCCTTTGCAAACGTTAACCTTCCTCCTAACGTGGGGAACTTATACGCTTCACCGCCACCCCCAATCTTCAAAGGCTATTAA
- the LOC116031498 gene encoding uncharacterized protein LOC116031498, with translation MARQFSGIRFSSPAAICSLLGCFLVFNLYFWNFLGEKADKGNTHHQFLHEIELIQIPQESDNLTDEFLDESSKFRHIFFPDRTIAVDPRKDDPEENLYHYPGRSWLDSDGNPIQAHGGGILYDEKSRTYFWYGEYKDGPTYRARGRGTARVDIIGVGCYSSKDLWTWKNEGLVLSADKNNITHDLHKSKVLERPKVVYNDKTGKYVMWMHIDDGTYGKASQGIALSDSPTGPFRYLHSKRPNGSESRDITVFKDDDDGKAYVIFSSVHNKELHISPLSQDFLDVSNVMAKALVGQYREAPALFKYKGKYFMVTSGCSGWAPNEALVHVADSVMGPWETIGNPCVGGSKGFRVATFFSQSTFVLPMPNSPPGWFIFMADRWKPDDLRDSRYVWLPLRVEEVEDGVVMRPRVSVFWHKRWRLPDKKHLEM, from the coding sequence ATGGCTAGACAGTTTTCTGGGATCAGATTCTCCTCACCTGCTGCAATTTGCAGCCTTCTGGGATGCTTTCTTGTTTTCAATCTCTACTTCTGGAACTTTCTGGGAGAAAAGGCTGATAAGGGCAATACCCACCACCAATTTCTCCATGAGATTGAGCTGATTCAAATCCCTCAAGAATCTGACAACCTGACTGATGAGTTTCTTGATGAATCTTCAAAATTCAGGCACATTTTCTTCCCAGACAGGACAATTGCTGTAGATCCCAGAAAAGATGATCCAGAAGAGAATCTGTACCATTATCCAGGGAGATCATGGCTGGACAGTGATGGAAACCCTATCCAGGCTCATGGTGGAGGCATTCTGTATGATGAGAAATCAAGAACATATTTTTGGTATGGTGAATACAAGGATGGCCCTACTTATCGTGCTCGAGGCAGGGGGACAGCGCGTGTAGACATCATCGGTGTTGGCTGCTATTCGTCCAAGGATTTATGGACATGGAAGAACGAAGGCCTCGTCCTGTCTGCGGACAAAAACAACATTACTCATGACCTGCACAAGTCCAAGGTTTTGGAGAGACCAAAGGTTGTTTACAATGACAAAACTGGGAAATATGTAATGTGGATGCACATAGATGATGGGACATATGGCAAGGCCTCTCAGGGGATTGCCCTTAGCGATTCCCCCACGGGGCCTTTTCGTTATCTCCATAGCAAAAGGCCTAATGGATCTGAAAGCCGGGATATAACAGTATtcaaagatgatgatgatgggaaAGCCTATGTTATTTTCTCATCAGTCCACAATAAGGAGCTTCATATTAGCCCTTTGAGCCAAGATTTTCTTGATGTTTCAAATGTTATGGCAAAAGCCCTTGTGGGACAATACAGGGAAGCTCCAGCTTTGTTCAAATATAAAGGCAAATATTTCATGGTCACATCAGGGTGCAGTGGGTGGGCACCAAATGAGGCATTGGTTCATGTGGCTGATTCAGTTATGGGGCCTTGGGAGACCATAGGGAACCCTTGTGTGGGGGGGAGTAAGGGTTTTCGAGTGGCGACGTTCTTTTCTCAGAGCACATTTGTTCTCCCCATGCCTAATAGTCCTCCTGGTTGGTTCATTTTCATGGCTGATAGGTGGAAACCTGATGATTTGAGAGACTCTAGGTATGTATGGCTCCCACTCAGAGTGGAGGAGGTTGAAGATGGTGTTGTGATGAGGCCTAGGGTGTCtgttttttggcataaaagatGGAGACTTCCTGATAAAAAACATCTGGAAATGTAG
- the LOC116032801 gene encoding uncharacterized protein LOC116032801 — protein sequence MFFVVSEVDRSIMAVEVAVFFMMMMMAMKSAFCDDTNPVFNPCLDTQIQKWDGFTFGLVFSSKDNFFFNQTQLSPCDRRLSLSGKSAPLAVFRPKVDEISLLTLNSSTFNPRLAGGYMVAFAGRQYAARSFPVLVADKSHIITSHTLVLEFQKGTLQNLYWKKFGCDSCNGDSFICLNNTDCAVQINKCNGNSGGTIDCNLSIQLAFSGTDKNDDVFNSWYEVKNLRQYSLYALYSNLRNSITNPFQNLF from the exons atgttttttgtcGTTTCCGAGGTAGATCGATCGATCATGGCGGTAGAAGTTGCAGTATtttttatgatgatgatgatggcgaTGAAATCTGCATTTTGTGACGATACAAATCCTGTTTTCAATCCGTGTTTAGATACACAGATTCAGAAATGGGATGGTTTCACGTTCGGTTTGGTGTTTTCATCCAAagataatttctttttcaatcaAACTCAGCTCTCGCCCTGCGATCGCCGCCTTTCCCTTTCCGGAAAGTCCGCCCCGCTCGCTGTTTTCCGGCCTAAAGTCGACGAGATTTCGCTCCTCACCCTTAACAGCTCCACCTTCAATCCTAGACTCGCCGGTGGTTATATGGTTGCGTTCGCCGGCCGGCAATACGCCGCTCGATCCTTCCCTGTTCTTGTAGCCGACAAGTCTCACATCATCACTAGCCATACCTTG GTTCTGGAATTTCAGAAGGGAACTCTGCAAAATCTGTACTGGAAGAAGTTCGGGTGTGATTCCTGCAATGGCGATTCCTTTATCTGCCTTAACAACACAGACTGCGCAGTCCAAATCAACAAGTGCAACGGCAACAGCGGCGGCACCATCGACTGCAACCTGAGCATACAGTTGGCGTTCTCCGGCACCGACAAGAACGACGATGTCTTCAACAGCTGGTACGAGGTTAAGAATCTCAGACAGTATTCACTCTATGCACTCTACTCCAATCTCCGCAATTCTATCACCAATCCATTCCAGAACCTCTTCTAA